The Edaphobacter flagellatus sequence GAAGAACCACCGCATCAATATCATCGACACCCCTGGCCACGTGGACTTCACGGCCGAGGTGGAGCGCTCGCTCCGCGTGCTCGATGGCGCGGTTGCCTGCTTCGATGCGGTTGCCGGTGTGCAGCCTCAGTCGGAGACGGTGTGGCGCCAGGCTACGAAGTACAAGGTTCCGCGTATTTGCTTCATCAATAAGATGGACAAGGCTGGGGCTGATGCTGTCTATGCCACCTCGACCATTGTCGATCGCCTCGGCGCTCGCGCTGTGCCGATCAATATTCAGATTGGCGCGGAGTCGAAGTTTGCCGGTGTCGTCGACCTGGTCACGATGAAAGCCATTCTGTGGCACGACGAGACGATGGGCGCGCAGTACTCCGTCGAAGAGATTCCTGCTGATCTGGTGGAGAAGGCCACAGAGGCCCGTCACTTCCTGATCGAGGCCGTCTCGGAGCATGACGACGAGTTGATGCACCTCTATCTTGAGGGACAGGAGCCGACAGTCGAGCAGCTCAAGGCGGGCATCCGTAAGGCGACCATCGGAATGCATATCTTCCCGGTTCTCTGCGGCTCGTCATTCAAGAATAAAGGTGTTCAGACGCTGCTCGATGCTGTGGTCGACTATTTGCCCAGCCCGATCGATATTCCTCCGATTGTTGGTTCCAATCCGGACAATATGGAAGAGAAGATCACCCGTAAAACAGACGACAACGAGCCCTTTGCGGCGCTTGGCTTCAAGATTATGACCGATCCGTTCGTCGGGCAGTTGATCTTCATCCGCGTCTATTCGGGCACGTTGAAGACGGGCGATTCGGTTCTGAATCCTCGTACGGGCAAGACGGAGCGTATCGGCCGTCTGTTGAAGATGCACGCCAACAAGCGTGAAGAGATCACCGAGATTCTTGCGGGCGATATCTGCGCTGCGGTTGGCCTGAAGAATCTGATCACTGGTGACACGATCTGCACGGAGAAGGCCCCGGTTGTGCTTGAGTCGATCGACTTCCCGGCGCCGGTTATCGAGCTTGCTGTGGAGCCGAAGACCAAGGCGGACCAGGAGAAGATGGGCATGGCGCTGGCCAAGCTGGCCCAGGAAGATCCTACGTTCCGCGTGCATACCGATCCCGATTCGGGCCAGACGATCATCGCCGGTATGGGAGAGTTGCACCTCGAGATCATCGTCGATCGCATGATGCGCGAGTACAAAGTCGAGGCTAATGTTGGTAAGCCGCAGGTGGCGTATCGCGAGACGATTCGCTCGAATGCTGAGGCCGAGGGCAAGTACATCCGTCAGACGGGTGGCTCGGGTAACTATGGCCACGCCAAGATTCGCATCTCGCCGAATGAGCCGGGCAAAGGCTACGAGTTCTCGAACGACATCAAGGGCGGCGTGATTCCCAAGGAATACATCAAGCCGATCGACCAGGGTATTCAGGACGCGATGACGCGCGGCGTGCTTGCTGGTTACGAGATGGTCGACATCAAGGTCTCGTTGTACGACGGAAGCTACCATGACGTCGACTCGAATGAAATGGCGTTCAAGATCGCTGGCTCCATGGCGTTCAAAGAG is a genomic window containing:
- the fusA gene encoding elongation factor G; translated protein: MARTTPLNRCRNIGIMAHIDAGKTTTTERILFYTGITHRIGEVHEGTATMDWMEQEQERGITITSAATTCTWKNHRINIIDTPGHVDFTAEVERSLRVLDGAVACFDAVAGVQPQSETVWRQATKYKVPRICFINKMDKAGADAVYATSTIVDRLGARAVPINIQIGAESKFAGVVDLVTMKAILWHDETMGAQYSVEEIPADLVEKATEARHFLIEAVSEHDDELMHLYLEGQEPTVEQLKAGIRKATIGMHIFPVLCGSSFKNKGVQTLLDAVVDYLPSPIDIPPIVGSNPDNMEEKITRKTDDNEPFAALGFKIMTDPFVGQLIFIRVYSGTLKTGDSVLNPRTGKTERIGRLLKMHANKREEITEILAGDICAAVGLKNLITGDTICTEKAPVVLESIDFPAPVIELAVEPKTKADQEKMGMALAKLAQEDPTFRVHTDPDSGQTIIAGMGELHLEIIVDRMMREYKVEANVGKPQVAYRETIRSNAEAEGKYIRQTGGSGNYGHAKIRISPNEPGKGYEFSNDIKGGVIPKEYIKPIDQGIQDAMTRGVLAGYEMVDIKVSLYDGSYHDVDSNEMAFKIAGSMAFKEAAKKAKPVLLEPVMDVEVTVPEEFMGTIIGDLNSRRGRIEGMEMVGGTQAIKATVPLSTMFGYATHMRSSTQGRANYSMQFKQYEEAPKSVSEEIIAKVQGKE